In Curtobacterium sp. MCPF17_002, one genomic interval encodes:
- a CDS encoding molybdopterin-dependent oxidoreductase, which yields MATFTRGFGGRRDDRDDARIPPGQTLVRDWPVLSAGATPEIEPTDWAFSIRTESGLHQWTWDEVHALGVEDVTVDIHCVTHWTKLDMPWRGVPLDRLFEDVETSLDYCMVHSYGGYTTNVPLDELLDGKSWIAFEADGEPLTPEHGGPARLLVPHLYFWKSAKWVRGIVMQSDDEPGFWENAGYNLHGDPWKEERYW from the coding sequence ATGGCCACGTTCACCCGAGGGTTCGGCGGCCGCCGCGACGACCGCGACGACGCCCGCATCCCACCGGGGCAGACGCTCGTGCGCGACTGGCCGGTGCTGTCCGCCGGTGCGACGCCCGAGATCGAGCCCACCGACTGGGCGTTCTCGATCCGCACCGAGTCGGGGCTCCACCAGTGGACGTGGGACGAGGTGCACGCCCTCGGGGTCGAGGACGTCACCGTCGACATCCACTGCGTCACCCACTGGACGAAGCTCGACATGCCGTGGCGCGGCGTCCCCCTGGACCGCCTGTTCGAGGACGTCGAGACCTCGCTCGACTACTGCATGGTGCACAGCTACGGCGGCTACACGACGAACGTGCCCCTCGACGAGCTGCTCGACGGGAAGTCCTGGATCGCGTTCGAGGCCGACGGCGAACCCCTCACCCCCGAGCACGGCGGCCCGGCCCGGCTGCTGGTCCCCCACCTGTACTTCTGGAAGAGCGCCAAGTGGGTGCGCGGCATCGTCATGCAGTCCGACGACGAGCCCGGCTTCTGGGAGAACGCGGGCTACAACCTGCACGGCGACCCGTGGAAGGAAGAGCGGTACTGGTGA
- a CDS encoding ABC transporter substrate-binding protein, whose amino-acid sequence MQPIVPEPRNARGPSRRALLTGAAGLAGLGLLTLTGCSSGASAGTTSLPEAAATGVARRGGRLRIARPAASAAETLDSASSLSAYEYLGALYNRLVKLDEQGKTVPDLAEEWSANDDGTEWTFHLRRGVRFHDGSRFTADDAIASIRHILDEKTGSPQAGVLGEVMDAQSMTAADPYTLRFALTKPNAEFPSLLTAYQCYIVPAGAIADIGRTGIGTGPFKLSSFTPAGAGSVEAFDDHFAGRPVLDGIDFYSVQDTTARVNALLAGQIDLISQTNLDFATARVVAASDRATIARSKNAQWYTIPMLATSEEFRDPRVRQAMKLAYDPRTIVDTALQGTGSAGWDNPVPPQLAAFVDDRREHDPDKAKALLKAAGREDFRTAIYTSSYESVFTPMAVAYRDAVADAGIRLTVKNASSDSYYTQIWMQKPLMVSYWFTGRPIDQLLNQIFRSGSSYNESAWSNETFDGLLDDARAEMDGAKRLTLYQDAQRLIVEDGADMTPMFGDRLVGLSRDVVNYSEFGFEFDYLRIGLRR is encoded by the coding sequence ATGCAACCCATCGTCCCCGAACCCCGGAACGCCCGCGGCCCGAGCCGCCGAGCGCTCCTCACCGGCGCCGCCGGACTCGCCGGCCTCGGCCTGCTCACCCTGACCGGGTGCAGCTCCGGCGCGTCCGCCGGCACCACGTCCCTGCCCGAGGCGGCGGCCACCGGCGTGGCCCGCCGCGGCGGTCGGCTCCGCATCGCTCGACCGGCTGCCTCGGCTGCCGAGACGCTCGACTCCGCCAGCTCGCTGTCCGCCTACGAGTACCTCGGCGCGCTCTACAACCGGCTCGTGAAGCTCGACGAGCAGGGGAAGACGGTCCCCGATCTGGCCGAGGAGTGGTCCGCGAACGACGACGGCACCGAGTGGACGTTCCACCTCCGTCGTGGGGTGCGGTTCCACGACGGCTCCCGGTTCACGGCCGACGACGCGATCGCGAGCATCCGGCACATCCTCGACGAGAAGACCGGCAGCCCCCAGGCCGGCGTCCTCGGCGAGGTCATGGACGCGCAGTCGATGACCGCGGCGGATCCGTACACGCTGCGGTTCGCCCTGACGAAGCCGAACGCCGAGTTCCCGTCGCTCCTCACCGCGTACCAGTGCTACATCGTGCCCGCCGGGGCGATCGCCGACATCGGCCGGACCGGCATCGGCACCGGCCCGTTCAAGCTCTCGTCCTTCACCCCCGCCGGGGCCGGCAGCGTTGAGGCGTTCGACGACCACTTCGCCGGTCGCCCCGTGCTCGACGGCATCGACTTCTACTCGGTCCAGGACACCACGGCCCGCGTGAACGCCCTGCTCGCCGGGCAGATCGACCTCATCTCGCAGACGAACCTCGACTTCGCCACGGCGCGGGTCGTCGCGGCGTCGGACCGCGCCACCATCGCCCGCTCGAAGAACGCGCAGTGGTACACGATCCCGATGCTCGCGACGTCGGAGGAGTTCCGCGACCCCCGCGTCCGGCAGGCCATGAAGCTGGCGTACGACCCACGGACGATCGTCGACACCGCCCTGCAGGGGACCGGGTCGGCCGGGTGGGACAACCCCGTGCCGCCGCAGCTCGCGGCCTTCGTCGACGACCGCCGCGAACACGACCCGGACAAGGCGAAGGCGCTCCTCAAGGCCGCCGGGCGCGAGGACTTCCGCACCGCGATCTACACGTCGTCGTACGAGTCGGTGTTCACCCCGATGGCCGTCGCCTACCGCGACGCCGTCGCCGACGCGGGGATCCGGCTGACGGTGAAGAACGCGAGCTCCGACTCGTACTACACGCAGATCTGGATGCAGAAGCCGCTCATGGTGAGCTACTGGTTCACCGGCCGTCCCATCGATCAGCTCCTCAACCAGATCTTCCGATCCGGCTCGTCGTACAACGAGAGCGCCTGGTCGAACGAGACCTTCGACGGGCTGCTCGACGACGCACGGGCCGAGATGGACGGCGCGAAACGCCTGACGCTGTACCAGGACGCGCAGCGGCTCATCGTCGAGGACGGCGCCGACATGACCCCGATGTTCGGGGACCGGCTCGTCGGGCTCTCCCGCGACGTCGTGAACTACTCGGAGTTCGGCTTCGAGTTCGACTACCTCCGGATCGGACTCCGCCGATGA
- a CDS encoding ABC transporter permease, with protein sequence MNVLVPVLRRVGIAVLTVVLASLFVFLAVQALPGDVAQQLLGQNATPDAVKQLRESLGLDQNVWLRYLQWLGGAVHGDFGTSLVSGEPVGPTLFTAFRNSMLIAVPAMVVGVTVSLTLGVIAGVRRGRASDRVISIVSLVVMSVPEFMVATVLVLLFAIGLPLFPAVVLRGSDATVAELLPTIWLPIIVLTLAMAAYIVRTARSSTIDVMASEFVTTAELKGLTMRRVVWKHAVPSALLPTLNVVALNVAWLLGGVVVVENVFNYPGMGKLMLESVFNRDLPTIEAIALLSAVVYVVCNLAADLVALALDPKLRTRQRRTRAPGRTPRTRAAGTATAPTRKARA encoded by the coding sequence ATGAACGTCCTCGTCCCCGTCCTCCGCCGCGTCGGCATCGCCGTCCTCACGGTGGTGCTCGCCTCGCTGTTCGTGTTCCTCGCCGTGCAGGCCCTGCCCGGCGACGTCGCGCAGCAGCTCCTCGGCCAGAACGCCACGCCCGACGCCGTGAAGCAGCTCCGGGAGTCGCTCGGGCTCGACCAGAACGTGTGGCTCCGCTACCTGCAGTGGCTCGGCGGCGCCGTGCACGGCGACTTCGGCACCTCGCTCGTCAGCGGGGAGCCGGTCGGCCCGACGCTCTTCACCGCGTTCCGGAACAGCATGCTCATCGCCGTCCCCGCGATGGTCGTCGGCGTGACGGTGTCGCTCACCCTCGGCGTCATCGCCGGCGTCCGCCGCGGCCGTGCGTCCGACCGGGTGATCTCGATCGTCAGCCTCGTCGTGATGAGCGTGCCGGAGTTCATGGTCGCGACCGTGCTCGTGCTGCTCTTCGCGATCGGCCTGCCGCTGTTCCCCGCCGTCGTCCTGCGGGGGAGCGACGCCACCGTCGCGGAGCTCCTGCCGACGATCTGGCTGCCCATCATCGTGCTGACGCTCGCCATGGCCGCCTACATCGTCCGCACCGCACGGTCCTCGACGATCGACGTGATGGCGTCGGAGTTCGTCACCACCGCGGAGCTGAAGGGCCTGACGATGCGCCGGGTGGTGTGGAAGCACGCGGTGCCGAGCGCCCTGCTGCCGACGCTCAACGTCGTCGCGCTCAACGTCGCCTGGCTGCTCGGCGGCGTGGTCGTCGTCGAGAACGTCTTCAACTACCCGGGGATGGGCAAGCTCATGCTCGAGTCGGTCTTCAACCGCGACCTCCCCACCATCGAGGCCATCGCGCTCCTCAGTGCCGTCGTCTACGTCGTGTGCAACCTGGCGGCCGACCTCGTCGCGCTCGCGCTCGACCCGAAGCTCCGCACCCGGCAGCGTCGCACGCGGGCCCCGGGACGCACACCGCGCACCCGCGCCGCCGGGACCGCGACCGCCCCGACCCGGAAGGCCCGCGCATGA
- a CDS encoding ABC transporter permease: MTAVAPRSRNVVGAAVAPLRSSTALSIGLGLIALHLVLAVLAPVIAGHDPVATNATDVLAGPTWTHWLGTDQYGRDILSRTLNGGRYALLVTFLATTIAVAVGTVLGCITAYADNWFDEVVMRVVDALLSVPSILALLVVVTVFDAGLWVIVLAVTIVYAPAVTRVFRGAARSVITQDYVTAARARGERGLSIVFREILPNVLDVVLVEYAMRASWIVLLVASLSFLGFGANPPTPDWGLMVQENRTALTVVPLGTLAPIVALATLVVGLNLAADGLSKSLGVDRAKQGVSA, translated from the coding sequence ATGACCGCCGTCGCCCCACGCTCACGGAACGTCGTCGGCGCCGCCGTCGCACCGCTCCGGAGCTCCACCGCCCTGAGCATCGGGCTCGGCCTCATCGCCCTGCACCTGGTCCTCGCGGTGCTCGCCCCGGTGATCGCCGGCCACGACCCCGTCGCGACGAACGCCACCGACGTCCTCGCCGGACCGACGTGGACGCACTGGCTCGGCACCGACCAGTACGGCCGCGACATCCTGTCCCGGACCCTCAACGGCGGCCGGTACGCCCTGCTCGTGACCTTCCTCGCGACCACCATCGCGGTCGCCGTCGGAACGGTCCTCGGGTGCATCACGGCGTACGCCGACAACTGGTTCGACGAGGTCGTCATGCGCGTCGTCGACGCCCTGCTCAGCGTACCGTCGATCCTCGCCCTGCTCGTCGTCGTGACCGTGTTCGACGCCGGCCTCTGGGTGATCGTCCTCGCCGTCACGATCGTCTACGCCCCCGCGGTGACCCGGGTCTTCCGCGGTGCCGCCCGGAGCGTGATCACCCAGGACTACGTCACCGCGGCGCGTGCCCGGGGCGAGCGCGGCCTGTCGATCGTGTTCCGCGAGATCCTGCCGAACGTGCTCGACGTCGTCCTCGTCGAGTACGCGATGCGGGCGTCGTGGATCGTGCTGCTCGTCGCCTCGCTGTCGTTCCTCGGCTTCGGCGCGAACCCGCCGACGCCGGACTGGGGCCTGATGGTGCAGGAGAACCGCACCGCCCTGACCGTCGTGCCGCTCGGGACGCTCGCGCCGATCGTGGCGCTCGCGACCCTCGTCGTCGGTCTCAACCTGGCCGCGGACGGCCTGTCCAAGTCGCTCGGCGTCGACCGGGCCAAGCAGGGAGTCTCCGCATGA
- a CDS encoding ABC transporter ATP-binding protein, which translates to MSTVQVDDLAISYAAGRRSVPVVRGVSFAIDAGRTLGLVGESGSGKSTVARTLLAHLRAGSTIERGSVRVDGTDVFALSPAGRRALRGGTASVVAQNAGQALTPSMRVGEQIREALRAHGEPDGPDRVAELVRLVRLPDPEAIVRRYPHQLSGGQQQRIAIAMAVAARPRVLVLDEPTTALDVVTQAAVLDLIADLGRELEMAVLLVSHDLGVVSAMADEIAVMRDGAVVEHAATAALFAAPQHEYTRALLAAVPDGRRHGGPDHRSETVTVSETLASRSTGTAPPVPHLRPVVTAQDLVIRYGRGLPAAVDGVSFTIAPRETLAVVGESGSGKSTLATALAGLVTAESGTFTFDDGTTSGDLREPIGARSPDLRRAVQLVFQNADTSLNPRRTVGAAIARPLKLFTGSTSRERVDELLTQVGLGPEFAGRLPAQLSGGQRQRVGIARALAAEPRLVVADEITTALDVQVQAGILSLLASLQRERGLSCLFISHDLAVVRGVADRVAVMTGGRIVEIGPTERVFGGPNHPYTSTLLAATLEPGSTVLPDVGDGVPRWRHAEGWTDRGDGHHTRNWEDA; encoded by the coding sequence ATGAGCACCGTCCAGGTCGACGACCTCGCCATCTCGTACGCCGCCGGTCGCCGCTCGGTCCCCGTCGTCCGCGGCGTGTCCTTCGCCATCGACGCCGGCCGGACCCTCGGCCTCGTCGGGGAGTCCGGCAGCGGCAAGTCCACCGTGGCCCGCACGCTCCTCGCGCACCTGCGCGCCGGCTCCACCATCGAACGCGGCTCGGTCCGCGTCGACGGCACCGACGTCTTCGCGCTCTCGCCGGCCGGTCGCCGCGCCCTCCGCGGGGGCACCGCCTCCGTGGTCGCGCAGAACGCCGGGCAGGCGCTGACGCCCTCGATGCGGGTCGGCGAGCAGATCCGCGAGGCCCTCCGCGCCCACGGTGAACCCGACGGACCCGACCGGGTGGCCGAACTCGTCCGGCTCGTCCGGCTGCCCGACCCCGAGGCGATCGTGCGCCGGTACCCGCACCAGCTCTCCGGCGGACAGCAGCAGCGCATCGCGATCGCGATGGCCGTGGCTGCACGCCCGCGCGTGCTCGTCCTCGACGAGCCCACCACCGCGCTCGACGTCGTCACGCAGGCGGCCGTCCTCGACCTCATCGCCGACCTCGGCCGCGAGCTCGAGATGGCCGTGCTCCTCGTCAGCCACGACCTCGGCGTGGTGTCCGCGATGGCCGACGAGATCGCGGTCATGCGCGACGGCGCGGTCGTCGAGCACGCCGCCACGGCGGCGCTCTTCGCCGCCCCGCAGCACGAGTACACGCGTGCGCTGCTGGCCGCGGTGCCGGACGGACGACGGCATGGAGGCCCGGATCACCGGTCCGAGACGGTGACCGTCTCCGAGACGCTCGCCTCCAGATCGACCGGCACCGCGCCTCCCGTCCCGCACCTCCGTCCCGTGGTGACCGCCCAGGACCTGGTGATCCGCTACGGACGCGGGCTGCCGGCCGCCGTCGACGGCGTCTCCTTCACGATCGCGCCGCGCGAGACGCTCGCCGTCGTCGGCGAGTCGGGCAGCGGCAAGTCGACGCTCGCGACGGCCCTGGCCGGCCTGGTGACGGCGGAGTCGGGCACGTTCACGTTCGACGACGGCACCACGAGCGGCGACCTGCGCGAGCCGATCGGGGCGCGTTCGCCCGACCTCCGTCGTGCGGTGCAGCTGGTGTTCCAGAACGCGGACACGTCGCTGAACCCACGCCGCACGGTCGGTGCGGCGATCGCGCGGCCGCTCAAGCTCTTCACCGGCAGCACGTCGCGCGAGCGCGTCGACGAGCTCCTCACCCAGGTCGGCCTCGGCCCGGAGTTCGCGGGTCGGCTGCCGGCACAGCTCTCCGGCGGGCAGCGGCAGCGCGTCGGCATCGCCCGGGCCCTGGCCGCGGAGCCCCGCCTGGTCGTCGCCGACGAGATCACCACGGCGCTCGACGTGCAGGTGCAGGCCGGCATCCTGTCGCTCCTCGCCTCGCTGCAGCGGGAGCGCGGGCTGAGCTGCCTGTTCATCAGCCACGACCTCGCCGTGGTCCGTGGCGTCGCCGACCGCGTCGCCGTGATGACCGGCGGGCGGATCGTCGAGATCGGCCCGACGGAACGCGTCTTCGGCGGGCCGAACCACCCGTACACGTCGACGCTGCTCGCCGCGACGCTCGAACCCGGCAGCACCGTGCTGCCCGACGTCGGCGACGGCGTCCCGCGCTGGCGGCACGCCGAGGGCTGGACCGACCGCGGCGACGGACACCACACCCGGAACTGGGAGGACGCATGA
- a CDS encoding CocE/NonD family hydrolase, with product MSSDRLTGIGPTDSLPAGVHVRDEWIPMPDGVRLHTRIWSPVTASPTAPVPVLLEYLPYRLDDWTAPRDSERHPWYAAHGYASVRVDIRGTGSSDGSFDDEYSEQELRDGEAVIAWLAAQEWSTGNVGMFGISWGGFNALQLAARAPAALKAIVTVCSTDDRYDNDVHYVGGAVLGIDMAAWGATMFAFNSRPPRPEVVGPAWVSQWRSRLESNRPMTPVWLSHQERDDYWRHGSAAEDSENISAAVLAVGGWADPYRDAVLRLVSNVPAPVKGIVGPWSHQYPDRGLAPGPSIGFLQETLRWWDRWLRGEDTGVEREPALRAWINEGEPPATHYESRRGRWVGAEAWPSTATADRTLALDTLRGGADGNVVVRSPQHTGADAGRFFPFGNATDLPPDQRAEDGRSVCFDLPVDGALDVLGNVLVRLAVTSDQPRATVTVRLCDVAPDGSSTLVTRGVLNAAKRDGMDRNDPLEPGVPTVLSVRLVSTGHRFAAGHRLRIAVSSSYWPWVWPHGTAATVTIDPAASSVSLPVWTRDTDDGVRFDEPERSTPLAVERVAPAEVLPQRTVTHDVETGEWTLDVDPGYGGGRVYPDGLVFTEDARETYRIRQDDPTSARASSRWSIGLEQPSWRARVETESEVTADAETFHLVNTVRAWARDGGPETPETLVAEHTFVDDVPRTSA from the coding sequence ATGAGTTCGGACCGCCTGACGGGGATCGGACCCACCGATTCGCTGCCTGCCGGTGTGCACGTCCGCGACGAGTGGATCCCGATGCCCGACGGCGTCCGGCTGCACACCCGGATCTGGTCGCCCGTGACGGCGTCCCCGACCGCGCCCGTCCCCGTCCTGCTCGAGTACCTGCCGTACCGGCTCGACGACTGGACGGCGCCACGCGACTCCGAACGGCATCCCTGGTACGCCGCGCACGGGTACGCCTCGGTCCGGGTGGACATCCGCGGGACCGGGTCCTCGGACGGGTCCTTCGACGACGAGTACAGCGAGCAGGAACTCCGCGACGGCGAGGCCGTGATCGCCTGGCTGGCGGCGCAGGAGTGGTCGACCGGGAACGTCGGGATGTTCGGCATCTCGTGGGGCGGCTTCAACGCGCTGCAGCTCGCGGCGCGGGCCCCGGCGGCACTCAAGGCCATCGTCACGGTGTGCTCCACCGACGACCGGTACGACAACGACGTGCACTACGTCGGCGGCGCGGTCCTCGGGATCGACATGGCGGCGTGGGGCGCGACGATGTTCGCGTTCAACTCGCGGCCACCGCGGCCCGAGGTCGTCGGGCCGGCGTGGGTGTCGCAGTGGCGCTCCCGCCTGGAGTCGAACCGCCCGATGACCCCCGTGTGGCTGTCGCACCAGGAGCGCGACGACTACTGGCGGCACGGCAGCGCCGCCGAGGACTCCGAGAACATCAGCGCGGCGGTGCTCGCCGTCGGCGGGTGGGCCGACCCCTACCGCGACGCCGTGCTCCGGCTCGTCTCCAACGTGCCGGCACCCGTCAAGGGCATCGTCGGGCCGTGGTCGCACCAGTACCCGGACCGCGGGCTCGCCCCGGGGCCGTCGATCGGGTTCCTGCAGGAGACGCTGCGGTGGTGGGACCGGTGGCTGCGCGGCGAGGACACCGGCGTGGAGCGTGAACCGGCGCTCCGGGCCTGGATCAACGAGGGCGAGCCGCCCGCCACCCACTACGAGTCGCGCCGGGGTCGGTGGGTCGGTGCCGAGGCGTGGCCGTCGACCGCCACCGCCGATCGCACGCTCGCACTGGACACGCTCCGGGGTGGGGCGGACGGGAACGTCGTCGTCCGGTCGCCGCAGCACACCGGTGCCGACGCCGGACGCTTCTTCCCGTTCGGCAACGCCACCGACCTGCCGCCGGACCAGCGGGCGGAGGACGGGCGGTCGGTGTGCTTCGACCTGCCGGTCGACGGGGCGCTGGACGTGCTCGGCAACGTGCTCGTGCGGCTCGCCGTGACGAGCGACCAGCCCCGGGCCACCGTCACCGTGCGGCTCTGCGACGTCGCACCCGACGGGTCCTCGACCCTCGTCACCCGGGGTGTGCTGAACGCCGCGAAGCGCGACGGGATGGACCGGAACGACCCGCTCGAGCCCGGGGTCCCCACCGTGCTGTCGGTCCGGCTCGTCTCGACCGGTCACCGGTTCGCCGCCGGACACCGGCTGCGCATCGCCGTGTCGTCGTCGTACTGGCCGTGGGTCTGGCCGCACGGCACCGCGGCGACGGTGACGATCGACCCTGCCGCGTCGTCGGTCTCCCTACCCGTGTGGACCCGTGACACCGACGACGGCGTGCGCTTCGACGAGCCGGAACGGTCCACGCCGCTGGCCGTCGAGCGCGTGGCCCCGGCCGAGGTGCTCCCGCAGCGGACCGTCACGCACGACGTCGAGACGGGGGAGTGGACGCTCGACGTCGACCCCGGGTACGGCGGCGGACGGGTGTACCCGGACGGGCTCGTGTTCACCGAGGACGCCCGCGAGACCTACCGCATCCGGCAGGACGACCCGACCTCCGCGCGGGCGTCGTCGCGCTGGTCGATCGGCCTCGAGCAGCCCTCGTGGCGTGCCCGGGTCGAGACCGAGTCCGAGGTCACCGCCGACGCCGAGACCTTCCACCTCGTGAACACCGTGCGTGCCTGGGCACGCGACGGCGGACCGGAGACGCCGGAGACCCTCGTCGCCGAGCACACCTTCGTCGACGACGTGCCGAGGACCTCGGCGTGA
- a CDS encoding TetR family transcriptional regulator C-terminal domain-containing protein yields the protein MSGRGAAGAGPTAGASRVRQRPEVRRAMIVDAARAVIVRQGVGATGLRDIAAAADVSVGTVTYHFGSVAEILNEVVVLETERFYGAIVATVDAEPDPVAALRMLVAPLFGDTEQVRQHWRIWSDYWTAVVRRPEVAAEYAERIRVWEACLVRVVRRGTASGEFTPAEPPEVVALKLAAYSDGVATQIAQGVPALTNTVALTWMWTFLAHELGVPAARIGGTGPDPL from the coding sequence GTGAGCGGTCGCGGCGCAGCCGGGGCCGGGCCGACGGCCGGTGCGAGCCGTGTCCGGCAGCGTCCGGAGGTCCGGCGCGCGATGATCGTCGACGCCGCCCGTGCCGTCATCGTCCGGCAGGGCGTCGGGGCGACCGGCCTCCGGGACATCGCCGCGGCGGCGGACGTCTCCGTCGGCACGGTGACGTACCACTTCGGCAGCGTCGCGGAGATCCTCAACGAGGTCGTGGTCCTCGAGACCGAACGCTTCTACGGGGCGATCGTCGCCACCGTCGACGCCGAGCCCGACCCCGTCGCGGCGCTCCGGATGCTCGTCGCCCCGCTCTTCGGCGACACCGAACAGGTCCGGCAGCACTGGCGGATCTGGTCGGACTACTGGACCGCGGTGGTGCGACGGCCGGAGGTCGCCGCCGAGTACGCCGAGCGGATCCGAGTCTGGGAGGCCTGCCTCGTCCGGGTGGTCCGGCGCGGCACGGCATCCGGCGAGTTCACGCCGGCGGAGCCCCCCGAGGTCGTGGCGCTCAAGCTCGCGGCGTACAGCGACGGTGTGGCGACGCAGATCGCGCAGGGTGTGCCCGCGCTGACGAACACCGTCGCGCTGACCTGGATGTGGACGTTCCTCGCGCACGAACTCGGTGTGCCGGCTGCGCGTATCGGGGGAACGGGCCCCGACCCCTTGTGA
- a CDS encoding SIP domain-containing protein, with protein MARTRRQPSERILLAGGVDDLPEISRMLEDLPANAYGQVFVEVALQEQVRSLPAPPRVTVSWLVRSARASVVAPLVFADHGEALAAAVTGWASEWCVADCEPRTTVWIGLAENPWVERARSIVQIELSGAGFDTLVG; from the coding sequence ATGGCACGGACCCGGCGACAGCCCAGCGAACGCATCCTCCTCGCCGGCGGCGTCGACGACCTGCCGGAGATCTCCCGCATGCTCGAGGACCTCCCCGCGAACGCGTACGGCCAGGTCTTCGTCGAGGTCGCCCTGCAGGAGCAGGTCCGTTCGCTGCCCGCACCACCGCGAGTGACCGTCAGCTGGCTCGTCCGCAGCGCTCGTGCATCAGTCGTCGCGCCGCTGGTCTTCGCCGACCACGGTGAAGCACTCGCCGCCGCCGTCACCGGCTGGGCCTCCGAGTGGTGCGTCGCCGACTGTGAGCCGCGCACGACCGTGTGGATCGGGCTCGCCGAGAACCCCTGGGTCGAGCGTGCGCGGTCCATCGTGCAGATCGAGCTCTCGGGCGCGGGCTTCGACACCCTCGTCGGCTGA
- a CDS encoding DNA starvation/stationary phase protection protein: MTTQSTTTQGTTTEGTTTQGSTQSGTTTTTSPFSTTPELAAGVAQFLAPVVIDLEALVVNGKQAHWHVRGRNFVGVHELLDTIVEHAQDWADLAAERIVALGLPVDSRVATVAANTTIPPLSEGFQNSDVTITEVIAEIDAALLQVRRAVEGLDEVDLNSQDVVIEIERGLTKDRWFLQAHLAA, encoded by the coding sequence ATGACCACGCAGAGCACCACCACCCAGGGCACCACCACCGAGGGCACCACCACGCAGGGCTCGACGCAGTCCGGCACCACGACCACCACGTCGCCGTTCTCGACGACGCCGGAGCTCGCGGCCGGGGTGGCGCAGTTCCTCGCCCCCGTCGTCATCGACCTCGAGGCGCTCGTCGTCAACGGCAAGCAGGCGCACTGGCACGTCCGCGGCCGCAACTTCGTCGGCGTGCACGAACTCCTCGACACCATCGTCGAGCACGCCCAGGACTGGGCCGACCTCGCCGCGGAGCGCATCGTCGCCCTCGGCCTGCCGGTCGACTCGCGCGTCGCCACCGTCGCGGCGAACACCACCATCCCGCCGCTGTCCGAGGGCTTCCAGAACTCCGACGTCACCATCACCGAGGTGATCGCCGAGATCGACGCCGCGCTCCTGCAGGTCCGACGCGCCGTCGAGGGTCTCGACGAGGTCGACCTCAACAGTCAGGACGTCGTCATCGAGATCGAGCGCGGTCTCACCAAGGACCGCTGGTTCCTGCAGGCGCACCTCGCCGCCTGA